In Lepisosteus oculatus isolate fLepOcu1 chromosome 28, fLepOcu1.hap2, whole genome shotgun sequence, the following proteins share a genomic window:
- the g6pc3 gene encoding glucose-6-phosphatase 3: MDAIHAQGVRIAEALQNRLMDHEKLWLSITHLGSPKAAFLLCFPATVYLSRRTGVAVIWAAIISEWLNLIFKWVLFGERPFWWIGESQLFRTNQPQVRQFPSTCETGPGSPSGHAMVTAAVWWVMASDLSAFLYARTRSVVLMAVPFLLYLGFLLAVGISRIFILAHFPHQVVAGSVTGFVLGYALSRVVPDPRPLRFFVFLSGGLLLGTLLMHWGLERWGVDLSWSIALAERWCARADWIHLDTAPFSSLMRDSGAALGLGLAQHWRPQGWSLPRAPRALCMALTSLALYHLNRLPLPPAPPVLFYGLFFAKHAAVPPVVMVLVPGLVHCLTRKGDKDK; this comes from the exons ATGGATGCGATTCACGCCCAGGGCGTCCGGATCGCCGAGGCGCTTCAGAACCGGCTGATGGACCATGAGAAACTCTGGCTGTCCATCACTCACCTGGGCAGCCCCAAAGCCGCCTTCCTGCTCTGTTTCCCCGCCACCGTCTACCTCAGCCGGAGGACCGGAGTGGCCGTCATCTGGGCCGCTATCATTTCGGAGTGGCTGAATCTCATTTTCAAGTG GGTGCTGTTCGGCGAGAGGCCCTTCTGGTGGATAGGAGAATCCCAGCTGTTTCGCACAAACCAGCCGCAGGTCAGGCAGTTCCCCTCCACGTGCGAGACAGGACCAG GCAGCCCCTCCGGCCACGCCATGGTGACGGCGGCCGTGTGGTGGGTGATGGCGTCCGACCTGTCCGCCTTCCTCTACGCCCGCACCCGCAG CGTAGTGCTGATGGCTGTGCCGTTTCTCCTCTACCTGGGCttcctgctggcagtgggcATCTCCAGGATCTTCATCCTGGCACACTTCCCTCACCAAGTAGTTGCGGGATCTGTCACAG GATTCGTGCTGGGGTACGCCCTGAGCCGGGTGGTCCCTGACCCGCGACCGCTCAGATTCTTCGTGTTCCTCTCCGGGGGGCTGCTGCTGGGCACCCTGCTGATGCACTGGGGTCTCGAGCGCTGGGGGGTGGACCTGTCCTG GTCCATTGCGTTGGCAGAGAGGTGGTGCGCGCGGGCAGACTGGATTCACCTGGacacggcgcccttctcctccCTGATGCGGGACAGCGGGGCGGCCCTGGGGCTGGGGCTGGCGCAGCACTGGAGGCCCCAGGGCTGGAGTTTGCCCAGGGCCCCGCGGGCTCTGTGCATGGCCCTGACCTCCCTTGCCCTGTACCACCTCAACCGGCttcccctgccccctgccccgcCGGTGCTCTTCTACGGCCTCTTCTTCGCCAAGCACGCCGCGGTGCCGCCCGTCGTCATGGTCCTCGTGCCCGGCCTGGTGCACTGTCTCACCAGGAAGGGGGACAAAGACAAGTGA